CCGGCGGGGGCGCCGGCGCGGGGCAGCGCCGCGACCGCGGCCTGGGCGGTGGACAGGCGGTCGTCGGTGTAGAGGTAGGAGGAGTTCTGCCCGTCGCGCTGCCACATCTCGGCGTCCTCGGCCAGCCGCCGCCGCACCAGCAGCCCGGCCCGCGCGGTCTCGGCCCAGTTGCCGAGCCGGGGCCAGGCGCGCACGAGCGCCTCGTGGGCCAGCTCCGCCTGCTCGACCCCGTCGGTGACCGTCACCGTGACCAGCCGGGCCCGTACGAACTCGGCCAGCACCTGACCCTCGACGGACGCCGAGCCGGAGCTCAGCTCCCCGACGGGGACGCGCCGCCGCAGGGCGCCCGCCTGCGGGTCCACGTGCACCAGCGGCACCAGCAGCCCGCGCGCGACCGGCTCGGACTCCGCGCCGAGCCGCCGCAGCGTCTCCTCCCCGCTCAGCGCCACCGCGCGGGCGACGCCGCCGGCCGAGCGGTAGCCGTCCATGGTGAGCACCCCGCCGGAACGGCGCTGCCAGGTGGCCAGGAGCGCGTGCGACAGCAGAGGGAGCAGGTCGTCGGCGCCCGCCAGCGCCTGGAGGTCCTCCAGGATCAGCTCGGTGAGCCCGGGCTCGATCGACAGCCCGGACCGGGTGGCCGGCTCCTCGATCACCTGCCGCAGCTCCGCCGCCGACAGGGGTGCGACGATCTCGGGCCGCCGCATCGTCTCCAGCAGGCCGGGGTAGGCGGCGCAGCGGCCGAAGAAGTCGCCCCGCACGGCGATCACCACGGCGGCCGAGCGGGACAGCTCGACCAGCGCCTCCACGAACCGCCGCCTGGCCACCTCGTCGGCGCACAGCGCGAACAGCTCCTCGAACTGGTCCACCACCACGAGCGTGCGCTTGGGCAGGCCGCGCCGCACCGCGCCCGGGTCCGACTCGATGACCGCGCGCAGCCGTTCCGGATCGCCGCCGCTCAGCGCCGCCAGCTCGCGCGCCAGCGCGGCCACCGGCTGCGCGCCGGGGGTCAGCACCACGCTCCTGCCGAGGTCGTCCTGCAGCGCGGGGATCAGGCCGGCATGGAGCAGCGACGTCTTCCCGCAGCCGGAGGGGCCGGTGACGACGAGCGGGCCGCCCGCCTCGAACGCCTGCGAGCCGATGACCACCGGCGGCCCCGCCGACCTGAGCGCCTGCCGGGCCCGCGTGGCCAGCGACCTGGTCGCCTCCTCGCGGCCGAAGAACATCCTGGCCTGGTCGCGCCCGTACGCCGCCAGCCCCCGGTACGGGCTGTTCAGGTCGCCCGGCGCGCTCATCGGCGGCCCCGAACGCGGGGCGCTCCGGCCTGCCGGGTTCACCGCGAGCGGCGCCAGCCCCTTCATCTCGCCCGCCTGCCGCCTGGGCCGCGGGAACCCGGCGGCGGGCAGCACCCGCGCCAGGTGGTGGTGCACGTGGTCCAGCGTGAACGCCGCCGGCCCCGCAGGATCGCCCTCGTTCAGCAGCCTGAGCAGCGCGCCGCTGAGCGCCGTGTGCCGGACGCCGGGCAGCGCCCAGGAGTTGTCGTCCTTGCTGGCCGAGGTCAGCACGTACGCGCCGCGCCAGGAGGCGTCGAACGTCTGCTCCATGGCCTTGGCGGGCACCGGCCGGTTGCCGCCGGTGAAGCAGCAGTCGAGCACGACGACGACGTGCTCGGCCCGGGACGAGCCGAGGATCTGGCGCACCATCGCGTACGGCAGCGCCTGGTAACCGGGCACCCCCTGCCCCAGGTCCACCGTCGCCCGCGTCGCCAGGTGCAGCTCGTTGTCCGGGCTGAACAGGGCGTGCCCGACGAAGTGGAACATCAGCACGCCGGTGGCCTCGCGCGCCGCCTGCTCCAGCGCCTCGCCCAGGTTGGCGGGGGTGGCGGGGTCGAGCAGCACGGTGAGGTGCTGCGGGGCCAGGCCCGCCCGCTCGACCAGGCACTGCCCGAGGTCGGTGACGGTGGCCGGCACGGCGGGCACCTGGGGCAGCCGCGAGGAGGGCCGGTGCGCGCCGGTGCCCGCGACCACCACCCTGGTGCCCTCGGTGGCCAGCAGCAGGGGTGGATCGTTCCGCTGGGCCGGTCGTACGAGCCGGGTCCTCTCGAGCGTCGTCGAATCGTCCTCGGTCATCCGGCGCTCCGCAGGCGTGGGGGTTTCCAAATCGGCGTTGTTCAGGTTACGCAGGTCCGTGTCGCAGCGTCGAGGCCGGATACGGCGCATTCTGCTAGAACGCGGGACACTATCCGGGTAGAGATCGCCACATTTGGGGGCAGATCATGACAGTGGTGTTCGTCACTGGGGGATCGGGTTTCGTCGGCGGGCGGCTCATCTCGCGCCTGCTCAAGGACGGCCACGCGGTACGCGGCCTGGCGCGCGGCGACACCTCCGCGGCCAGGATCGAGGCACTGGGCGCCACCCCCGTGCGCGGGCACCTCGGGGACGTGGCCGCGCTGCGCACCGCGATGGCCGGCAGCGAGCTGGTCTTCCACGCCGCCGCCCGCACCACCCGGGGCGGCGACCGGGACCGGTTCTGGGCCGACAACGTCGAGGGCACGGCCAACGTCCTGCGGGCGGCCCGCGAGGCGGGCGTGCGGCGGCTCGTGCACGTCGGCACGGAGGCGGCGCTGATGGACGGCCGGCCGCTGGTCGGCGTGGACGAGACGGCGCCGCTGCGGCCGGACTCGCGGGCCCACTACGCCGCCTCCAAGGCCGCCGCCGAGCAGCTCGTCCGCGAGGCCGCCGAGCCGGAGACCGTCGTGCTGCGGCCCCGGCTCGTCTGGGGCGCGGGGGACACGACGGTGCTGCCCGAGCTGGTGGCCATGGTGCGCGCCGGGCGGTTCGCGTGGATCGAGGGCGGGTTGCACCGGACCGACACCACGCACGTGGACAACGCCGTCGAGGGGCTGCTGCTGGCCGCCTCGCGGGGGCGGCCGGGGCAGGCGTACTTCGTCACCGACGGGCGTCCCACCGTCTTCCGCGACTTCGTCACCGAGCTGCTCGGCACCCGCGGCCTCACCGTGCCGGAACGGTCGCTGCCCCTCTGGGCGGCGACGGCGCTGGCGTCGGCGGGGGAGGCGGTCTGGCGTGGGCTGCGGCTGCGGGGGGTGCCGCCGCTGGACCTGATGAGCGTATGGCTGGCCGGGATGGAGTGCACGATCGACATCGGCAAGGCCGCCGCCGAGCTCGGCTACCGTCCGGTCAGGACCAGGGCGGAGGGGATGGCGGAGTTACGCGCCCAGTACCGCTGAGATGTTCTCAGAGCTGGAAGTAGTGGCCCGCGTCGAGGTCCGCGACCAGGCCGGGCCCTTCGGGACGCCAGTCCAGCAGCTTGCGCGTCAGCACGCTGGAGGCGGGGAGGTCCAGCGTGATGAACGCCCCCAGCCACCCGAAGTGCCCGCCCGCCTCCGCCATCGGGACGGCGGCCACCGGCACCCCGAGGTGCCGGCCCATGACCTCGGCGAGCTGACGCACCGGCACGCCCTCCTCCGCGACGGCGTGCAGCCGTGTCCCCGCGGGCGCCTGCTCCAGCGCCAGGCGGTAGAGCCGCGCCACGTCCAGCACGTGCGCGCCCGCCCACCGGTTCGAGCCGTCGCCCGGGTAGGCGGCCACCCCCTTCTCCCTGGCGATCCCGATCGCGGCTGCGACGAACCCGTGATCACCCTCGCCGTGCACCAGCGGCAATCGCAGCACCGAGACTCGCACCCCGCGCGGCACGAACGACAGCGCCACCTCCTCGGCGGCGCCCCGAGGCGAGTGCGTGCCCGGCTCGTCCTCCTCCGTCCCGACGCGGCCGGGCGGCAGCAGGCCGGTCCCCGACGTGACGACGAACGGCCGCCCCGACCCCGCGAGCGCCTCGCCGAGAGCCGCGATGGCCCGCCGGTCGGTCGCGTTGGCGGCCTCGAAGTTGCCGAAGTCGTGGACGAACGCCAGGTGGATGACGCCGTCGGCCTCGGCCGCCCCGCCGCGCAGGCTGTCAGGGTCGTCCAGGCTGCCCCGGTGGGCCCGCGCCCCCGCGGCCCGCAGCGCGAGCGCCGCCGCGTCGCCGCGGGCTAGGCCGACCACCTCGTGCCCGGCCGCGATCAGCTCACGGACGACGGCGGACCCCACGAAACCGGTGGCACCGGTGACGAAAACACGCATGGTGAAACTCCTTCGCAGTGGAGCCTCCATCGTCGGAGCGCGCGGCCTCCCGCGTCCAAAGCCTGTTCCGCAACCGGCAATACGCTTGAGGCATCACCGCAGTACGCTGGCCCCATGTCGGACTCCCCGGACCTCGACCTGCGGCTGGTGCGCTACTTCACGGCCGTCGCCGAGCACCGGCACTTCGGCCGCGCCGCCGAGGCGCTGCACATCACCCAGCCGTCGCTGAGCCGCCAGATCCGCAGCCTGGAGCGGCAACTGGGCGCCCGCCTGCTCGACCGCACCCCGCGCGGCACGCGGCTCACCGAGGCGGGCGAGGTCTTCCTGCCCCGCGCCACGGCCCTGCTGCGCTCGGCCGCCCAGGCCGCCGCGCAGGCCCGCGCCGCCGCCCGGCCCAGCCGGCTCACCGTCGCCTACACGTTCGGCCTCATCGTCACGCCCGCCGTGCGCGAGCTGCGCCGCCTGCACCCGGACGCCGACGTCCGCACCCAGTACCTGACCTGGACCGAGACGCGCGCCGCCCTGCTCGACCACCGCGCGGACGCGGTCGTCACCCGGCCACCCCTGGCCACCGGCGGGCTCGACGTGACCGTCCTGTACGACGAGCCCCGCGAGCTGCTCGTCTCGATCGACCACCGCCTGGCCGGCAGGCAGTGGGTCACGCTCGACGACATCGCGGGGGAGCCGCTGCCCCGGCTGTCACAGCCCGAGCCGGAATGGGAGGCGTTCTGGCGCATCGACCCCAGGCCCGACGGCAGCCCGGCCCCCGACGGCCCGGTCATCGAGGCCGTCGAGGACAAGTTCGAGCTGATCGCCACCGGGGAGGCCGTGGCCATCGCGGCGGCCACGCACCTGGCCCGTTCCGCCCCGACATCGTGGCGATCCCGCTGCGCGGCGTGGAGCCGAGTCACGTCGTGCTGGCGACCCGCGCCGGCGACCGCCACCGCCTGGTGGCGGCCTTCCGCAAGGCCGCCAGGGCGACGCTCACCAGTTGGCGGGCAGCCCCGGCGGCGTCGGAGGCAGCGGATGCTCCGGCGGGTGGATGACGTAGGCCACGCCGCCGCTGCTGGAGCTGCGCAGCCACACGTTCTCGAAGTCGGCGCGCGGATAGACGCGCCGCACGGCTGCGTTGCTGGAGGACGCCGGGTCGTTGGCGATCACGTCACCGGTCGCGGTGAAGCCCACCACCGCCATCAGGTGCCCGTCGGTGCCGTAACCGGCGCCGGGCAGCTCACCCTTCTTGAACGACTGCGAGGTGATGACCGGCACTCCCGCCTTGACCAGCAGCTCCAGCTCGGTCAGCGAGCGCAGCCGGGTGATGAACCCGTCCACGCCGTACCGCCCCGCGTAGGCCGTGTTGAACGGCCAGTTGCCCGTGCCGTCGTAGGCGTGGTCGAAGGTGTGGCGGGCCGCGTAGTCGACCTCCGGGTTCGCGTCGGCGGGGTCGACCCAGGAGGTGTCCTGCTCGCTCGGCCACCTGTCCCAGTAGCCCAGCACCATGGTCGTCGAGGTGGGGCTGCACCAGGCCTCGCCGCCGCCGTTCCACTCGGGGTAGTGGCCCAGGTGCACGTTCTGGGAGCGGCGCGGCACGGCCAGCTCCGTGCCCCACGCGCCGCCGCCGGGGCTGACCGGCACGGTCTTGCGTTCGGGCACGTTCGAGCTCATCACCCCTGACGTGCGCACGCGCGGCGTCACCGCGGAGCCCGGCCTGCGGTAGAGGGTCAGGCGGAGCTGGTACCCGCTGAGCGGCTTGCCCGCCGCCGCGACCAGCGTGTCCACGGCCACCGACCCGTCCGCGTCGCCCTGGCCGGGCACGGAGGTGCGCAGGATGTCGCCCTCGGCGTAGGACCAGCGGCCCAGGGAGTACCACTTGGTCAGGCCCTCCGCGTTCCTGCCGCGCGCCTCGATCTGGATCCAGCTGCCCTGCGGCACGTCCGCCGTCCAGGACGCGATCAGCTCGGTGGCCCCGAACCCGATGGCCTGCTCGGGGCCGGTCCAGCGGGCGTACTCCCAGGTCTTGGTGCCGAGCGCGTCGGTGTAGGTCATCGTCCCGGCGGCCTGGCCGAACGCCAGCCCGTCGCCGGCCGTCGTGCCCTCGGGCGTGCCGGAGGAGAAGTCGGCCCGCTGGTAGACGACGTCGGGGACGGCCGCCGGTCTCGTGGCTGAGGTGGTGTGGGTCATGGGCGTGAACAGGAGCAGGGCGGACAGGACGACGGACAGCGCAGGCATGAACCCACCTTCCAGGAGCGCGCTCGATGCCGCTGACACTAAGCTCGGCGGCCCCGCAAAACATCGGGAGATCTACGTACTCGGCCGTCCGCGCTGCTTCCATGGGGAAGCACGACACTGACGCAGTGAAATGAGACGATTATGCGGAAATATGTGATCATGGGGGTGCAGGGCAGCGGCAAGGGCACCCAGAGCGCCCTGCTCGCCGAGGACCTCGACCTGGTGCACATCAGCGTCGGCGACATCTTCCGCTGGCACGTCAAGCACCACACCAAGCTGGGCGCCCAGGTCCGCCGCCTGGTGGCGGCGGGCGAGCTGGTCGGCGACGACCTGGTGGAGGACGTGGTCAGGGACCGCCTCCAGCTCCACGACTGGAACTACGGCTTCATCATCGACGGCTTCCCGCGCAGCCGCCGCCAGGCCGAGTTCTTCCTGGAGAGCTACGACCTCGACGGCGTGATCCACCTCGACCTGCCGGACGACGAGGTCCGCCGCCGCGTCCTGGCCCGCCGGCTGTGCTCGCGCTGCGGCATGGACTACAACCTCATCGCGCACCGCCCCGAGGTGGAGGGGCGGTGCGACGTGTGCGGCGGCGACCTGGTGACCCGCGAGGACGACACCCCGGACGCGCTGGCCCGGCGGCTGGCCGACTACCACAGCAAGATCGATCCGGTGATCGAGCTGTTCAGGCGGAAGGAGTACGTGATGACCATCGACGCGCGGGCCGACAAGGCGACCGTGCAGCGGACCATCCGCACCCGCTTCAACCTGCCGCCGTACCTGCCGTCGGACGCGCGCCTGTCAGGGTAGGGCCGCGTTCGGCAGGTGCTGTCGGAGCCGCGTTCAGCAGGTGCGCAGCATGTTGAGCAGGGCCGTCCGCTCGCTGCGGGTCACGAAGAGCCGGTAGTGGTGCTTCACCGTGATCCACGAGGTCGCGTACCGGCACCAGTGCGCGCGCCGCTGCGGACGCCAGCTCTGCGGCCCCTGGCCGCCCTTGGCGATGTTGGCCGAGTGGCTGACCGTGATCAGCTCGGGGCGCCTGAGGTCGTGGGCGAAGGCGCGGCGCTTGGCCGCGCTCCACCGCTTGGCGCCCGACCGCCACGCGTACGACAGCGGGACCACGTGATCGACGTCCACCTGCTTCACGCTCTTGAGCACCTTGCCGTCGTACGGGCTGTACCAGGTGCCCTTGACCGGGTGGCACTGCGCGTTCCTGCGCACCCGGCGGCCGTCGCGGGCCAGTACCTTCTCGCGTGTGCTGCACTTGCTCCTGCGCTGGCCCTGCGCGGGCAGGAAACGCTTGCGGCTGTAGCCGCGGATCGATAACGGCCTGGCGACCTTGAGCCCGGCCAGCATGCGCCGGGCGAGTGCCGCGGAGTCGGCCTGCGTGCGCTTGCGCGGCTCGGCCGCGGCCGGTGGCGCGGTGAGGGCGGCGGTGATCGGGAGGAACACGAGGGCGAGCACGGCGAGGCACGCCGCTCGCCGCAGGGAGATCATCGGTTGACCCATACCCACGGCGTCCCCGGACTCGGCTGAAATATTCAGGTCATTTGTCCGGCAAATGCCGCAGAATCATTTTATTTGCTCATTCCGGCGCCGGAGAAAATGAATTTCCGGTGTCGCGGGACCTGTGGAATCCTGAGGTCGTCCGAGCCGCGGGGAAGGGGCAGCATAATGGCAGGCGGCAGCGCTGTCGAAGAGCAGAAAACACCCGGGGGCGGCGCGCGGAAGCGCAACGGCGGCGCCATTCGGGCGACGATCGGCACCATACTCGCCGCCGTGCTGGGCCTGGTGAGCAGTTTCGGCCTCGCCGGCCTCGGCCTCGACTCCTACGGGCCCGCCCTGACCTGGGTGGTCATCGGCTGGACCCTGCTCGCGATGGTGATCGTCGGCCTGTGGCCGCTCCTGAGAGGCCTGGAGCGCACCAGCGCCCGCGTCGGCCTGGCCTGCGGCGCCTTCGCGGTGCTGGCCACCCTGTCCGCCTGGGCCGTGGCGCTCGGCAGGCCGGGCGACGGCATCGACCCCATCGCCCAGGGCTGCCGGTATCTGAACGGCACCCACCAGATATCCGCCAGCTCTGATATCGCCAGGAGCTGGGGCATCATTGGCAATTTCACGCTCGTGCACAATCCCCATCCCAAATGCGGGGTGGTGTGGGCCCAATTCCTCACCCCGAAGGGTGAGGACATGAAACGGCCGCCTTTCCGCGACATGCGGATCACCTCGATCTCCCTCGACATCGTGCGCCGGGCCCCCGAGGGCCGCCAGACCCGGACGTGGAACTACGACACCGCCCCGGCGGGTGAGGTGGACAACCGCGACATCTGGACACCCGCGCTGCGGCTGGAGGACGGCGTCTACGAGGCCAACCTCAGCATCCTGTTCGCCGGGGGCGAGCCCGCGAACGTCCACCTCACCTGGGACACCGACAAGCCGTCGATCAGCGGGCCCCGCGACGGCTGATCGACGGCTGATCGACGGCTGTGCGTCAGGGGTTGACGGTGAAGGTGTAGGTCGTGCCGGCCAGCCTGGTGCCGGCGGCGTTCAGCGAGGAGACCGTGAGGGTGTTGACGCCCGCCTTCGCCGGGGTGATCGTCACCGTGGCCGTGCCGCCGTCGCCCACCGCGACGTCCTGCGCCGGTGTCCCGCTCAGCTGGTAGCGGAACGTGGTCGTGTCCGTCACGCCGTTCACCCCGAAGACGAACTCACCGGGCACCCCCACTCCGCCGCCCGGGGCGTCCGGGGGATAGACGGCGGAGGAGACCGTGGGTGGAGCGGCCGGCGTGGGCCGGAACACGTAGGACGTGACCGGGCTCCGGTTGCCCGCCCTGTCGACGCCGTTCACCTTCAGCGTGACGGGGAAGGGCA
The nucleotide sequence above comes from Nonomuraea gerenzanensis. Encoded proteins:
- a CDS encoding NAD-dependent epimerase/dehydratase family protein, which produces MTVVFVTGGSGFVGGRLISRLLKDGHAVRGLARGDTSAARIEALGATPVRGHLGDVAALRTAMAGSELVFHAAARTTRGGDRDRFWADNVEGTANVLRAAREAGVRRLVHVGTEAALMDGRPLVGVDETAPLRPDSRAHYAASKAAAEQLVREAAEPETVVLRPRLVWGAGDTTVLPELVAMVRAGRFAWIEGGLHRTDTTHVDNAVEGLLLAASRGRPGQAYFVTDGRPTVFRDFVTELLGTRGLTVPERSLPLWAATALASAGEAVWRGLRLRGVPPLDLMSVWLAGMECTIDIGKAAAELGYRPVRTRAEGMAELRAQYR
- a CDS encoding SDR family oxidoreductase; translation: MRVFVTGATGFVGSAVVRELIAAGHEVVGLARGDAAALALRAAGARAHRGSLDDPDSLRGGAAEADGVIHLAFVHDFGNFEAANATDRRAIAALGEALAGSGRPFVVTSGTGLLPPGRVGTEEDEPGTHSPRGAAEEVALSFVPRGVRVSVLRLPLVHGEGDHGFVAAAIGIAREKGVAAYPGDGSNRWAGAHVLDVARLYRLALEQAPAGTRLHAVAEEGVPVRQLAEVMGRHLGVPVAAVPMAEAGGHFGWLGAFITLDLPASSVLTRKLLDWRPEGPGLVADLDAGHYFQL
- a CDS encoding peptidase C39 family protein codes for the protein MPALSVVLSALLLFTPMTHTTSATRPAAVPDVVYQRADFSSGTPEGTTAGDGLAFGQAAGTMTYTDALGTKTWEYARWTGPEQAIGFGATELIASWTADVPQGSWIQIEARGRNAEGLTKWYSLGRWSYAEGDILRTSVPGQGDADGSVAVDTLVAAAGKPLSGYQLRLTLYRRPGSAVTPRVRTSGVMSSNVPERKTVPVSPGGGAWGTELAVPRRSQNVHLGHYPEWNGGGEAWCSPTSTTMVLGYWDRWPSEQDTSWVDPADANPEVDYAARHTFDHAYDGTGNWPFNTAYAGRYGVDGFITRLRSLTELELLVKAGVPVITSQSFKKGELPGAGYGTDGHLMAVVGFTATGDVIANDPASSSNAAVRRVYPRADFENVWLRSSSSGGVAYVIHPPEHPLPPTPPGLPANW
- a CDS encoding adenylate kinase family protein encodes the protein MRKYVIMGVQGSGKGTQSALLAEDLDLVHISVGDIFRWHVKHHTKLGAQVRRLVAAGELVGDDLVEDVVRDRLQLHDWNYGFIIDGFPRSRRQAEFFLESYDLDGVIHLDLPDDEVRRRVLARRLCSRCGMDYNLIAHRPEVEGRCDVCGGDLVTREDDTPDALARRLADYHSKIDPVIELFRRKEYVMTIDARADKATVQRTIRTRFNLPPYLPSDARLSG
- a CDS encoding HNH endonuclease family protein, with product MISLRRAACLAVLALVFLPITAALTAPPAAAEPRKRTQADSAALARRMLAGLKVARPLSIRGYSRKRFLPAQGQRRSKCSTREKVLARDGRRVRRNAQCHPVKGTWYSPYDGKVLKSVKQVDVDHVVPLSYAWRSGAKRWSAAKRRAFAHDLRRPELITVSHSANIAKGGQGPQSWRPQRRAHWCRYATSWITVKHHYRLFVTRSERTALLNMLRTC